Proteins encoded in a region of the Isosphaeraceae bacterium EP7 genome:
- a CDS encoding C-terminal binding protein, producing the protein MAGPKRVLITDFLEETTLEAPELSGLADLVLGHATHERDIEELCRDADVIIIFHDIAALTDATFAKAERCKAVIRAGVGYNNVDWKAAGERGILVCNVPDYGTEEVADHAIMLLLATTRKLLHLDASMRAGVWDYKVGQSAPRLRGKTLGLIGCGRIGIATALRAKAFGLDVVFYDPVQPPGMEKALGIRREYDLDSLLAQSQFLSLHCYLDHTSHHIINARTLALLPPGAILLNTARGGLVDQEALIAALESGHLSGAGIDVFEREPLDDDRLRSHPEVILTPHSAFYSGEGFVEMRTKAAQEARRILSGEAPRNLVNREVLRNPRSRI; encoded by the coding sequence AACTTTCCGGCCTGGCCGACCTGGTGCTCGGCCACGCGACGCACGAGCGCGACATCGAGGAACTCTGCCGCGACGCCGATGTCATCATCATCTTCCACGACATCGCGGCCCTGACCGACGCCACCTTCGCAAAGGCCGAGCGTTGCAAGGCCGTGATCCGCGCGGGGGTCGGCTACAACAATGTCGACTGGAAGGCGGCCGGCGAGCGCGGGATCCTCGTCTGCAACGTGCCCGATTACGGCACCGAAGAGGTCGCCGATCACGCGATCATGTTGCTGCTTGCGACCACTCGAAAGCTCCTGCACCTCGACGCGTCGATGCGGGCCGGCGTCTGGGATTACAAGGTGGGGCAGTCGGCCCCCAGGCTGCGTGGCAAGACCCTGGGGCTGATCGGCTGCGGCCGGATCGGCATCGCCACGGCGCTGCGGGCCAAGGCCTTCGGGCTGGACGTCGTCTTCTATGATCCGGTGCAGCCGCCGGGCATGGAGAAGGCGTTGGGCATCCGCCGCGAGTACGACCTGGACTCGCTACTGGCCCAGAGTCAATTCCTCAGCCTGCATTGCTACCTGGACCACACGAGCCATCACATCATCAATGCGCGGACGCTCGCCCTTCTGCCCCCGGGCGCGATCCTGTTAAACACGGCTCGCGGCGGCCTGGTGGACCAGGAGGCACTCATCGCCGCGCTCGAGTCCGGGCACCTTTCGGGCGCGGGCATCGACGTCTTCGAACGCGAGCCGCTGGACGACGATCGACTGAGGTCGCACCCCGAGGTCATCCTGACGCCGCATTCGGCGTTCTACAGCGGGGAAGGATTCGTGGAGATGCGGACCAAGGCGGCCCAGGAAGCCCGCCGGATCCTGTCCGGGGAAGCCCCCAGGAACCTGGTGAATCGCGAGGTCTTGCGCAATCCCAGGTCGCGAATCTGA